From the genome of Sphingobacterium kitahiroshimense, one region includes:
- a CDS encoding sensor histidine kinase produces the protein MSFEKSQLVQKEFDDFDCVFHLMGLAADEGQQKFMNKLIDQDSVRQFLIAYTYWRSDGLNFSKSLEWYADPKAVDPVIKSTALPEDFRKTKFIKSEKGMYLHVYVPTDEGILQLTLDLHKLNAYFWAGNPGTRAYFEVYDANGICLIYPDEKQIGKKRIKSWKQYPVKNNLVMSDYILMEVLLDEYKFKGTFENNRLFVNVLLMLTEDDVRDISNKTFLLGAIGIATMLFFMFLLDIQNRKAKRLRLKNLEYQKEDALLRFENLKRKVDPHFLFNALGSLQQLIGKDPAQAKVFVGKMAKVYRKFLSGDESGLATIREELALAEEYFFMQKIRFGDTLSPLKINVTPEVISLFIPKFSLQILIENAIKHNELRKEQPLSITIEEQEGRLVVRNTVLFKNPDMDAAGYGTKMIAHVYDFYQVQGFEIQYHDADFIVYLPFIHIDSR, from the coding sequence CATTTGAGAAATCACAATTAGTCCAAAAAGAATTCGATGATTTTGATTGTGTTTTCCATTTGATGGGGCTTGCTGCTGATGAAGGACAGCAAAAATTTATGAATAAACTGATTGATCAAGACAGTGTGCGACAGTTTCTCATTGCCTACACATATTGGAGATCTGATGGTCTTAATTTTTCAAAAAGTCTGGAATGGTATGCCGATCCGAAGGCCGTAGATCCCGTGATTAAGAGTACAGCATTACCAGAAGATTTCAGAAAAACAAAATTTATTAAAAGTGAAAAAGGGATGTATTTACATGTTTATGTCCCAACCGATGAGGGAATTCTTCAGCTGACACTAGATCTGCATAAACTGAACGCTTATTTTTGGGCTGGAAATCCAGGAACCCGGGCATATTTTGAAGTATATGATGCCAATGGAATATGTTTGATTTATCCTGATGAAAAACAAATAGGAAAAAAAAGAATAAAGAGCTGGAAGCAATATCCTGTGAAAAATAATCTGGTCATGTCAGACTATATTCTGATGGAAGTTCTGTTGGATGAATATAAATTCAAAGGAACATTTGAAAATAATCGATTATTTGTGAATGTGCTATTGATGCTGACAGAAGATGATGTACGTGATATTAGTAACAAGACATTCCTTCTAGGTGCTATAGGTATTGCTACCATGTTATTTTTTATGTTTTTGCTTGACATTCAAAATAGAAAAGCGAAGCGATTGCGGCTAAAAAATCTGGAATATCAAAAAGAAGATGCTTTGCTTCGCTTTGAAAATTTGAAACGGAAAGTAGATCCACATTTTCTGTTTAATGCTTTGGGATCCCTACAGCAATTAATTGGCAAAGATCCGGCTCAAGCAAAAGTTTTTGTTGGGAAGATGGCAAAAGTATACCGGAAGTTTTTAAGTGGTGATGAGTCAGGTCTAGCAACGATAAGAGAAGAATTGGCACTTGCAGAGGAATATTTTTTCATGCAAAAAATACGTTTTGGAGATACCTTAAGTCCATTGAAAATCAACGTCACTCCAGAGGTCATATCTTTATTTATTCCGAAATTCAGTTTGCAGATTTTAATTGAAAATGCCATCAAACACAATGAACTTCGTAAGGAGCAGCCATTATCAATTACGATTGAAGAGCAGGAAGGAAGATTGGTCGTTCGTAATACTGTATTGTTCAAAAACCCGGATATGGACGCCGCAGGTTATGGAACCAAAATGATAGCACATGTTTACGATTTTTACCAGGTACAAGGGTTTGAAATCCAGTATCATGATGCTGATTTTATTGTATATCTACCATTCATCCATATTGACAGTCGATAA